The sequence below is a genomic window from Pseudomonadota bacterium.
GAGAATGGTGTGGTCCACAGAGATATAAAACCAGCGAATATTATGGTATTGAAAAACGGAGAGATCAAGGTGGCAGACTTCGGTATTGCCAGGGTGATGGCAAGTTCCAAGACTCAGACCGGTGTTATTATGGGCACCCCAAGCTACATGTCTCCAGAGCAGATTTCCGGACAAAAGGTTGATGGGCGCTCGGACCTTTTTTCTCTCGGTGTGGTCTTCTTTGAACTCCTGACAGGCGAGAAACCCTTTGCAGGGGAGAGCATTACAACCCTCATGTATAATATTGCCAATTCACCTCCTCCTTTGTTAAAAGAGGTGTCGCCTGCTACCCCTGATTTCTGTGATTCTATTATAAGTAAGCTACTTGCCAAGGATAAGGAAATGCGTTACCAGCGGGGAAGAGATCTGGTGAATGATCTTACAAAATATATGGAAACGCTTGGAGAGCACAGTTGAAATTTCTCGCTGCTGCCAGAACAGATAAGGGTATTATCCGACAGAATAATGAGGATAATTTTTATGTAGCAGAGAGTGACGGCATCCTCCTTGTGGCAGACGGCATGGGAGGGCATGCCTCAGGCGAGGTTGCAAGCAAGATAGCAGTTGATGTTATCAGGGATTATTTTGATGGTGTAAAGGCAGGCCGTGAGTTGCAGGTAGGTAGGTACCGCGAAGAGTTTTCTGAAGCAACGAACAAAATTGGTTCTGCAGTGCGCCTTGCCAATCAGGCAATTTACGAGGCATCGAAAGGTAATCCCCTCTGGCATGGGATGGGTACCACTGTGGCTGCTACCTTAATTACCGGCAACAGGTTAAGTATTGCCCATGTAGGAGATAGCCGTGTTTATCTTGTCAGGTCCGGGGATATGGAACAACTTACCGATGATCACTCACTTGTTTCTGAGCAGGTAAAACGGGAGCTCATCTCGAAAGAGCAGGCAAAGGAATCTGACATGAAGAATATCCTGACCAGGGCCCTCGGTGTAAATCCCGAAGTAGAGGTGGACCTTGATGAGCTTGCTCTACTGAATGGTGACATTCTGATTCTATGTACCGATGGCCTCACCACCATGGTCGAAGAGGATGAAATTCTCTCTGTTGTGACCACCACCAATGACCCTGAAATGGCGTGTGAAAAACTTATCAGCATGGCCAATGAAAATGGTGGCAGGGATAATGTCGC
It includes:
- a CDS encoding Stp1/IreP family PP2C-type Ser/Thr phosphatase; protein product: MKFLAAARTDKGIIRQNNEDNFYVAESDGILLVADGMGGHASGEVASKIAVDVIRDYFDGVKAGRELQVGRYREEFSEATNKIGSAVRLANQAIYEASKGNPLWHGMGTTVAATLITGNRLSIAHVGDSRVYLVRSGDMEQLTDDHSLVSEQVKRELISKEQAKESDMKNILTRALGVNPEVEVDLDELALLNGDILILCTDGLTTMVEEDEILSVVTTTNDPEMACEKLISMANENGGRDNVAVIVAFAVKKRRWFHVLFNLKEWLRR